The following coding sequences lie in one Mesorhizobium sp. NZP2298 genomic window:
- a CDS encoding alpha/beta hydrolase family protein, whose amino-acid sequence MAFRFLSPLHSVLIATFVLGVPAQADALELKPFKDDLFAYPATLSSDTNGAYTVIDYREMRDINQRDEVPEKRVHPQYTDASVRKVQQDLLLKTDAGDVRHVAVGKTQGAGIIVLYLHGQGGSRKQGVDDFTFGGNFNRIKNLMAGNGGLYLSPDFPDFGDKGAAQVAALIDHYAEQSPGAKIFVACGSMGGALCWKLAGRKDTGGRINGLLLLGSLWDESFFASPAFKRRVPVFFGQGSHDVVFPVANQEAFFRSILAKSKTYPTRFVRFETGTHGTPIRMADWRGTLNWMLSKAP is encoded by the coding sequence ATGGCTTTTCGTTTTCTTTCTCCTCTCCACAGCGTTCTGATCGCAACATTTGTTCTTGGCGTTCCCGCCCAAGCCGATGCGCTCGAACTGAAACCCTTCAAGGACGATCTCTTCGCCTATCCGGCCACGCTCTCGTCCGACACCAACGGCGCCTATACGGTCATCGACTATCGCGAGATGCGCGACATCAACCAGCGTGACGAGGTGCCGGAAAAGCGCGTCCACCCGCAATACACTGACGCCAGCGTACGCAAGGTGCAGCAGGATCTGCTGCTGAAGACCGATGCCGGCGATGTCAGGCATGTTGCCGTCGGCAAGACGCAAGGCGCTGGGATCATCGTGCTCTACCTGCACGGGCAGGGTGGCAGCCGCAAACAGGGCGTCGACGACTTCACCTTCGGCGGCAATTTCAACCGCATCAAGAACCTGATGGCCGGCAATGGCGGTCTTTATCTCTCACCGGATTTTCCCGATTTCGGCGACAAGGGTGCCGCCCAAGTCGCGGCTCTGATCGATCACTACGCCGAACAGTCGCCTGGCGCGAAGATCTTCGTCGCCTGCGGCTCGATGGGTGGTGCGCTGTGCTGGAAGCTTGCCGGACGCAAGGACACGGGCGGCCGCATAAATGGCTTGCTGCTGCTCGGGTCGCTGTGGGACGAGAGCTTTTTCGCCAGCCCCGCCTTCAAGCGCCGCGTGCCTGTCTTCTTCGGTCAAGGCAGCCATGACGTGGTCTTCCCCGTGGCGAACCAGGAAGCGTTCTTCCGCTCCATCCTGGCCAAATCGAAGACCTACCCGACCCGCTTCGTCCGTTTCGAGACAGGCACCCACGGCACGCCAATCCGCATGGCCGACTGGCGCGGAACGCTCAATTGGATGCTGTCGAAGGCGCCTTGA
- a CDS encoding NTP transferase domain-containing protein: MKFGPVAIEEAEGAVLAHATAAGERRFRKAHRLSAEDVSVLKRAGVSQVVAAVLASDDLGEDAAAQRIAESMIFSGIEAKPAATGRVNLHARASGVFTVDAAMIDAINAVDPAITIATLARHAPVEKGQMVATVKIIPFAVNSALVDAVAKICAGGVIFAVNAYKPVRVGIVQTVLPGIKPSVLDKTLRVTEARLARSGGRLTAERRTPHEIAPVAEAATSLARENDMVVIFGASAMSDFADVVPAAIEMAGGTVIRAGMPVDPGNLLVLGTLGGKRVIGAPGCARSPKENGFDWVLDRLIAGLDVTAKDIAGMGVGGLLMEIPTRPQPREPLPAKSRLKVATVLLAAGRSSRMGGPNKLMALFDGKPLVRRTAERAVASKASGTIVVTGHQRERVRAALLGLDVTFADNPDFADGLSTSLKAGIAYLPEDTAGVMIVLGDMPGVVSDDLDRLIDAFRKAGGNSVVRASHQGKRGNPVLLPRSLFPAIAHLEGDTGARHLVEAEGLDVIDVEIGEGASVDVDTREALEGAGGVLQD; this comes from the coding sequence GTGAAATTCGGCCCGGTTGCCATTGAAGAGGCCGAAGGCGCGGTACTGGCACACGCCACCGCCGCCGGCGAAAGACGCTTTCGCAAGGCGCACCGGCTGAGCGCCGAAGACGTCTCCGTACTCAAGCGGGCTGGCGTCTCGCAGGTCGTCGCGGCCGTGCTGGCCTCAGACGATCTCGGCGAGGACGCGGCGGCACAAAGAATTGCCGAGAGTATGATTTTCAGCGGCATCGAGGCCAAGCCGGCCGCCACCGGCCGCGTCAATCTCCATGCCAGGGCATCAGGCGTCTTCACGGTCGATGCCGCGATGATCGACGCCATCAACGCCGTCGATCCAGCCATCACCATTGCCACGCTGGCGCGGCATGCGCCGGTCGAAAAGGGTCAGATGGTCGCAACGGTGAAGATCATCCCGTTCGCAGTCAACTCTGCGCTGGTCGATGCGGTCGCGAAAATCTGCGCCGGCGGCGTCATCTTTGCCGTCAACGCCTATAAACCGGTGCGCGTCGGTATCGTCCAGACGGTTCTACCGGGAATCAAGCCCAGCGTGCTCGACAAGACGCTGCGTGTCACCGAAGCAAGGCTGGCGCGTTCGGGCGGCAGGCTGACGGCGGAACGCCGCACGCCGCATGAGATCGCGCCCGTGGCGGAGGCTGCGACCTCGCTGGCGCGCGAGAATGACATGGTGGTGATCTTCGGCGCTTCGGCGATGAGCGACTTCGCCGATGTCGTTCCGGCTGCGATCGAGATGGCGGGCGGAACTGTCATCCGCGCGGGCATGCCGGTCGATCCCGGCAATCTGCTGGTGCTCGGTACGCTCGGCGGCAAGCGCGTTATCGGCGCGCCCGGCTGCGCCCGCAGCCCCAAGGAGAACGGCTTCGACTGGGTGCTTGACCGGTTGATCGCCGGCCTTGACGTCACCGCGAAGGACATCGCCGGTATGGGAGTCGGCGGGTTGCTCATGGAAATCCCGACACGGCCGCAGCCGCGCGAGCCGTTGCCGGCCAAAAGCCGGCTCAAGGTCGCCACCGTGCTTCTGGCAGCCGGCCGGTCGAGCCGCATGGGCGGACCGAACAAGCTCATGGCGTTGTTCGACGGCAAGCCGCTGGTGCGCCGCACCGCCGAGCGCGCGGTCGCCTCGAAGGCGTCGGGCACGATCGTCGTCACCGGTCATCAGCGCGAGCGGGTGCGCGCAGCTTTGCTAGGCCTCGACGTCACCTTCGCAGACAATCCGGATTTCGCCGATGGCCTGTCCACGTCGCTGAAGGCAGGTATTGCCTATCTGCCGGAGGACACCGCCGGCGTGATGATTGTTCTGGGAGACATGCCTGGCGTTGTGTCAGACGATCTCGACCGGCTGATCGATGCCTTCCGCAAGGCTGGAGGCAATTCCGTGGTCCGCGCCTCGCATCAGGGCAAACGCGGCAACCCCGTGCTTTTGCCGCGCTCGCTGTTCCCGGCCATCGCTCATCTCGAAGGCGACACCGGCGCTCGCCATCTGGTCGAGGCCGAAGGGCTCGATGTCATCGATGTCGAGATCGGCGAGGGCGCGTCCGTCGATGTCGACACCCGCGAAGCGCTCGAAGGCGCCGGCGGCGTGCTGCAGGATTGA
- a CDS encoding XdhC family protein — translation MDPYALKTLNAERRARRAAILVTDLGDGRDRIVREGDQVAGDLGAAIAKAFRSGNSGSVEAEGRTFFLNAHLPQPRLVVIGAVHISQALAPMARIAGYPLEIIDPRTAFATSDRFPDIALHAEWPEDVLKRQPLDSYTALAAVTHDPKIDDFALKAALDANCFYVGALGSRKTHAKRVERLLALGASADQIARIHAPIGLDIGAASPAEIAVAVLAQTIYAFRSRGLDASASAQRSESILEKHDA, via the coding sequence ATGGATCCCTATGCGCTGAAAACGCTCAACGCGGAGCGCCGCGCCCGCCGCGCGGCGATCCTCGTCACCGATCTCGGCGATGGCCGCGACCGCATCGTGCGTGAGGGCGACCAGGTCGCGGGCGATCTTGGGGCCGCGATCGCCAAGGCATTTCGATCGGGCAATTCCGGCTCCGTCGAGGCGGAAGGACGGACCTTCTTTCTCAATGCGCATCTGCCCCAACCACGCCTCGTGGTGATCGGTGCCGTCCATATCAGCCAGGCGCTGGCGCCGATGGCCAGGATCGCCGGCTATCCCCTGGAGATCATCGATCCGCGCACGGCCTTCGCCACATCGGACCGCTTTCCCGACATCGCCTTGCATGCAGAGTGGCCGGAGGATGTGCTGAAGCGCCAGCCCCTCGACAGTTACACGGCGCTTGCCGCCGTTACCCATGACCCGAAGATCGACGATTTCGCGCTGAAAGCGGCGCTTGACGCCAACTGTTTTTATGTCGGCGCGCTCGGCAGCCGCAAGACGCATGCAAAGCGCGTCGAACGCTTGCTGGCGCTGGGCGCGAGTGCCGACCAGATCGCCCGCATCCATGCGCCGATCGGGCTCGACATCGGTGCCGCCAGCCCCGCCGAGATCGCCGTTGCGGTTCTCGCGCAGACCATCTACGCCTTCCGCTCGCGCGGCCTCGATGCCTCAGCATCGGCCCAAAGATCGGAATCGATTTTGGAGAAGCACGATGCGTAG
- a CDS encoding XdhC family protein produces MSDSLYLDEVRDPLIIAEGWMNDGKDVAIATVVETWGSAPRPVGSHLVIDADGNFHGSVSGGCVEGAVVTEAIDVIGSGKARMLEFGVADETAWQVGLSCGGRIKVYVERLG; encoded by the coding sequence ATGAGTGACAGTCTTTATCTCGATGAGGTCCGCGATCCGCTGATCATCGCGGAAGGTTGGATGAACGACGGCAAGGATGTCGCTATCGCGACGGTGGTCGAGACCTGGGGTTCGGCACCACGCCCGGTCGGCAGCCACCTTGTCATCGATGCTGACGGCAATTTCCACGGTTCTGTCTCCGGCGGCTGCGTCGAGGGCGCCGTGGTGACCGAAGCGATCGACGTCATCGGCTCCGGCAAGGCCAGGATGCTGGAGTTTGGCGTTGCCGATGAGACCGCCTGGCAGGTCGGCCTGTCCTGCGGTGGCCGTATCAAGGTTTATGTGGAAAGGCTTGGCTGA
- a CDS encoding vWA domain-containing protein has product MKAPGVYSKEADPTEATADGRIADNIVYFARTLRKAGMRVGPASVKDAIEAVLAAGIGSRDDFYWTLHAVLVSRHEDHSTFDEAFRLFWKSRELIEKLLAMFSPVAPDVREKQKPRAAENRVSQAMFEGHHKNQPPQEVPEIEVDARFTFSGSEVLRGKDFAQMNAAEMADARKAIAELRLPVDMVRTRRFKADAHGRRIDPRAMMRSAARTGGELILPKFRSTREVYPPLVVLADISGSMSQYTRIFLHFLHALTEKRRRVHTFVFGTRLTNLTRQMRHRDPDAALADCSMVVKDWSGGTRIGGTLAEFNLIWSRRVLGQGAVVLLITDGLERDDVAGLSEEMERLHKSCRRLIWLNPLLRFDGFQARARGVRAMLPHVDEFRSVHNLDALADLCASLDKKSAQSVDPRRWIDAGARHAA; this is encoded by the coding sequence ATGAAGGCGCCGGGTGTTTACTCCAAAGAGGCCGACCCCACGGAGGCGACGGCGGATGGGCGCATCGCCGACAACATCGTCTATTTCGCCCGCACCTTGCGCAAGGCCGGCATGAGGGTCGGGCCGGCTTCGGTCAAGGATGCCATCGAGGCGGTGCTGGCCGCCGGCATAGGCTCGCGCGACGATTTCTATTGGACCCTGCATGCCGTGCTGGTGTCCAGGCATGAGGATCACTCAACCTTCGACGAGGCCTTCCGGCTGTTCTGGAAATCGCGCGAACTGATCGAGAAATTGCTGGCGATGTTTTCCCCTGTGGCGCCTGACGTCAGGGAGAAGCAGAAGCCGCGCGCCGCCGAAAACCGTGTCAGTCAGGCGATGTTCGAAGGCCACCACAAGAACCAGCCACCGCAGGAAGTCCCTGAGATCGAGGTCGATGCCCGCTTTACCTTTTCCGGCAGCGAGGTGCTGCGGGGCAAGGATTTCGCCCAGATGAACGCAGCCGAGATGGCTGATGCCAGGAAGGCGATCGCCGAGCTCCGGCTGCCCGTCGACATGGTACGGACAAGGCGCTTCAAGGCCGACGCGCATGGCCGCCGCATCGATCCGCGCGCCATGATGCGCTCAGCTGCGCGCACCGGCGGCGAATTGATCCTGCCGAAATTCCGTTCGACACGCGAAGTTTATCCGCCGCTCGTGGTACTGGCCGACATTTCCGGCTCAATGAGCCAGTACACGCGCATCTTCCTGCATTTCCTGCATGCGCTGACGGAAAAACGCCGGCGCGTGCATACCTTCGTCTTCGGCACGCGACTGACGAACCTGACCCGGCAGATGCGCCATCGCGATCCCGATGCCGCCCTTGCAGACTGTTCGATGGTGGTCAAGGACTGGTCTGGCGGCACACGCATCGGTGGCACGCTGGCCGAGTTCAACCTGATATGGTCGCGGCGCGTGCTGGGGCAGGGCGCGGTGGTGCTTCTGATAACCGACGGGCTGGAGCGTGACGATGTCGCCGGTCTCTCGGAGGAGATGGAGCGGCTGCACAAATCCTGCCGGCGGCTGATCTGGCTGAACCCGTTGCTGCGCTTTGATGGTTTCCAGGCGCGCGCCCGCGGCGTCAGGGCGATGCTGCCGCATGTCGACGAATTCCGCTCGGTGCACAATCTCGATGCGCTCGCCGACCTCTGCGCGTCACTCGACAAGAAGTCGGCACAATCCGTCGATCCGCGTCGATGGATTGACGCTGGCGCGAGGCACGCCGCATAG
- a CDS encoding AAA family ATPase, whose product MTELKPRPVPRTIDETLDLLTGADYVADRSLATVLFLSLRMNRPLFLEGEAGVGKTEIAKVLAQALGRRLIRLQCYEGLDVSSAVYEWNYAAQMIEIRMEEAAGKVDRSAMERNVFSEKYLIRRPVLDALTGKAGAAPVFLIDELDRTDEAFEAFLLEILSDYQVTVPELGTIKAEEPPIVIITTNRTREIHDALKRRCLYHWVDYPNAERELEIVRRKVPRANQRLSAEVVSFIQKLRQIELFKVPGVAETIDWAGALTELDKVALDPETVSDTIGVLLKYQDDIARIGSGEGRRILDQVKAELAAAE is encoded by the coding sequence ATGACCGAGCTGAAACCGCGTCCCGTGCCGCGGACGATCGACGAGACGCTCGATCTCCTGACCGGCGCGGACTATGTGGCGGACCGGTCGCTGGCGACCGTGCTGTTCCTGTCGTTGCGCATGAACCGGCCCTTGTTCCTCGAGGGCGAGGCCGGCGTCGGCAAGACCGAAATCGCCAAGGTGCTGGCGCAGGCGCTTGGCCGCCGGCTGATCCGGCTGCAATGCTATGAAGGGCTCGATGTCTCCTCCGCCGTCTACGAGTGGAACTACGCCGCGCAGATGATCGAGATCCGCATGGAGGAGGCGGCCGGCAAGGTCGACCGCTCCGCCATGGAGCGCAACGTATTCTCCGAAAAATACCTGATCCGCCGCCCGGTGCTCGATGCGCTGACCGGCAAGGCAGGTGCCGCGCCTGTCTTTCTGATCGACGAGCTCGACCGCACGGATGAAGCCTTCGAGGCCTTCCTGCTCGAAATCCTCTCCGACTACCAGGTGACGGTGCCCGAACTCGGCACCATCAAGGCGGAAGAACCGCCGATCGTCATCATCACCACCAACCGCACCCGCGAGATCCACGACGCTTTGAAGCGGCGCTGCCTCTATCACTGGGTCGATTATCCCAATGCCGAGCGCGAACTGGAGATCGTGCGCCGCAAAGTGCCGCGAGCTAACCAGCGGCTTTCGGCGGAGGTGGTTTCCTTCATCCAGAAGCTGCGCCAGATCGAGCTGTTCAAGGTGCCGGGCGTCGCGGAAACCATAGACTGGGCCGGTGCGCTGACCGAACTCGACAAGGTGGCGCTCGATCCGGAGACCGTATCCGACACGATCGGCGTGCTGTTGAAATACCAGGACGACATTGCCCGCATCGGTTCGGGCGAGGGCCGGCGCATCCTCGACCAGGTCAAGGCCGAGCTCGCGGCGGCGGAGTAG
- a CDS encoding flavin reductase, giving the protein MLKKNDIGPQAYRDAMSHFAGHVHVVTTDGPAGKRGTTVIAACSVSDTPPTILVCLNRENAKNELFVKNGKFALNTLASHQEPLAIGFSGITGLPVEERFALGEWDVISTGAPTLKGALAVFDCELIDTKDLATHRVLFGKVTGLRMGDNLRPLIYHARGYHVLDSGAAAFTEKE; this is encoded by the coding sequence GTGCTGAAGAAGAATGACATTGGACCGCAGGCCTATCGCGACGCGATGAGCCATTTTGCCGGTCACGTCCATGTGGTCACGACGGACGGCCCTGCCGGCAAGCGCGGCACCACGGTGATCGCCGCCTGTTCCGTGTCGGACACCCCTCCGACCATTCTGGTCTGCCTCAACCGTGAAAATGCTAAGAATGAGCTGTTCGTGAAAAACGGCAAGTTTGCCTTGAACACGCTGGCTTCGCACCAGGAGCCGCTGGCGATTGGTTTTTCCGGCATTACCGGCCTGCCGGTCGAGGAGCGTTTCGCGCTCGGCGAATGGGATGTAATTTCCACCGGCGCGCCGACGCTTAAGGGCGCGCTTGCGGTCTTCGACTGCGAATTGATCGACACCAAGGATCTGGCCACCCATCGTGTGCTTTTTGGCAAGGTGACAGGCCTGCGCATGGGCGATAATTTGCGGCCGCTGATCTACCACGCCCGCGGCTATCACGTCCTGGACAGCGGAGCGGCGGCGTTCACGGAGAAAGAATGA
- a CDS encoding branched-chain amino acid ABC transporter substrate-binding protein, giving the protein MRPGATISAALAWLFLAGTAGAQTLSIGVAAPLSGPSAILGKQIQAGAGLAAQANGVELTTEDDGCTADGGAAAARVFAAAKVSVVVGFLCTESIEAAMPILKDANIPVITVGVRTESLTDRRAKTGWPVYRLGPRGDDERNAVASILTRLWQNELFAIIDDGTIYGREMAETFRAAAEQAALKPVFVDTFRPQLDNQIGLVGRLKKAGATHVFAGGDGDDIAIMGRDAAQLQAGIVFAGGENLRTPPGDVPYATGTLMIAPPEWADVADAKALESFSAQKIVPDGYTLPAYAAVEIAKAASVLSGSSGRPLADALTGRDFTTAIGPVRFDAKGDLSQSLYHVFRFDGTRFVPLEGN; this is encoded by the coding sequence ATGCGACCCGGGGCAACGATATCGGCCGCACTGGCCTGGCTGTTCCTGGCCGGCACCGCCGGCGCACAGACGCTGTCGATCGGCGTCGCCGCTCCCTTGTCGGGCCCATCGGCCATCCTCGGCAAACAGATCCAGGCCGGCGCCGGGCTGGCGGCGCAGGCAAATGGCGTCGAACTCACGACCGAGGACGATGGCTGCACCGCCGATGGCGGTGCAGCCGCGGCCAGGGTTTTTGCGGCAGCCAAGGTCAGTGTCGTGGTCGGATTCCTTTGTACCGAATCCATCGAGGCGGCAATGCCGATCCTCAAGGACGCCAACATCCCGGTCATCACCGTCGGCGTGCGAACCGAGAGCCTGACCGATCGCCGCGCCAAGACCGGCTGGCCGGTCTATCGCCTGGGGCCGCGCGGCGACGATGAGCGCAACGCCGTCGCCTCCATCCTCACCCGCCTGTGGCAGAACGAGCTGTTCGCCATCATCGACGACGGCACCATCTATGGGCGCGAGATGGCGGAAACATTTCGCGCGGCTGCGGAGCAAGCGGCGCTGAAGCCGGTGTTCGTCGACACGTTCCGGCCGCAGCTCGACAATCAGATCGGCTTGGTCGGGCGGCTGAAGAAAGCCGGCGCCACACATGTCTTTGCCGGCGGTGACGGCGACGACATTGCCATTATGGGCCGCGATGCGGCACAGCTCCAGGCCGGCATCGTCTTTGCCGGCGGCGAAAATCTGCGCACGCCGCCCGGCGACGTGCCTTATGCGACGGGCACACTGATGATCGCGCCGCCCGAATGGGCCGATGTCGCCGACGCAAAAGCGCTGGAAAGCTTCTCCGCGCAGAAGATCGTGCCGGACGGCTACACGCTGCCGGCCTATGCGGCGGTCGAGATCGCCAAGGCGGCATCGGTCTTGTCCGGGAGCTCGGGCAGACCCCTCGCCGACGCACTGACCGGTCGTGATTTCACCACGGCGATCGGGCCAGTCCGCTTCGACGCCAAGGGCGACCTCAGCCAGAGCCTTTACCACGTCTTCCGCTTCGACGGCACGCGTTTCGTGCCCCTGGAAGGCAACTGA
- a CDS encoding P1 family peptidase, with protein MFRTGPRNLITDVAGLRVGNASDASLKSGVTTVLCDEPAVAGVQILGGAPGTRETDLLEPHNSVEAVHAVMLSGGSAFGLDGASGVQAALRERGIGFEVGGFRVPIVPAAILFDLRNGGDKDWGRYPPYRDLGYEAAQSAAADFQLGTTGAGTGALTAGLKGGLGSASTLLDSGVTIGALAAVNPTGSVTVGRTRHFWAAPFEIGDEFGGLGYPSPMPDDAKRILLKYRDKQAGMQMETGGNTTIAVIATDAVLTKAAAKRLAMSAHDGFVRAIWPTHTPADGDLVFALATGTSGIRLEADAAIDLYAAAGATMARAISRGVFAATPAVNDLFPVWSRRS; from the coding sequence ATGTTCCGCACCGGCCCGCGCAATCTTATCACCGACGTTGCCGGCCTGCGCGTCGGCAACGCTTCCGACGCCAGTTTGAAGTCCGGCGTTACGACGGTGCTTTGCGACGAACCGGCGGTGGCCGGTGTCCAGATCCTGGGCGGCGCGCCGGGCACGCGCGAGACGGACCTGCTCGAACCGCACAATTCGGTCGAAGCTGTCCATGCCGTGATGCTGTCGGGAGGTTCGGCTTTCGGCCTTGATGGGGCGTCCGGCGTGCAGGCGGCGCTGCGCGAGCGCGGCATCGGCTTCGAGGTCGGCGGCTTTCGCGTGCCGATCGTGCCGGCGGCGATCCTGTTCGACCTGCGCAATGGCGGCGACAAGGACTGGGGCCGCTACCCCCCTTACCGCGACCTTGGCTATGAGGCAGCGCAATCAGCCGCCGCCGATTTCCAGCTCGGCACGACCGGCGCCGGCACCGGTGCGCTGACCGCGGGGCTGAAGGGCGGCCTGGGTTCGGCTTCGACGCTGCTGGATAGCGGCGTCACCATCGGGGCGCTGGCCGCCGTCAATCCGACGGGATCAGTGACCGTCGGCCGCACCCGCCATTTCTGGGCGGCACCCTTCGAAATCGGCGACGAATTCGGCGGCCTTGGTTATCCGTCGCCGATGCCCGACGATGCGAAGCGGATTTTGCTGAAATACCGCGACAAGCAGGCAGGCATGCAGATGGAAACCGGCGGCAATACCACCATCGCCGTCATCGCGACGGATGCGGTTCTCACCAAGGCCGCGGCGAAGCGCCTGGCGATGTCGGCGCATGACGGCTTCGTGCGCGCCATCTGGCCGACACATACGCCGGCCGATGGCGATCTCGTGTTTGCATTGGCAACCGGAACGAGCGGCATCCGGCTCGAAGCCGATGCGGCAATCGACCTCTACGCCGCGGCCGGCGCCACCATGGCACGCGCCATCAGCCGCGGCGTGTTTGCCGCGACTCCAGCCGTCAACGATCTGTTCCCGGTCTGGTCGCGCCGAAGCTGA
- a CDS encoding DUF2171 domain-containing protein — translation MTDTSKIREHMEVVGADGVHVGTVDKVDGQRIKLTKADSGEGAHKGHHHYIPLALVAEVDGKKVWLSANSDVAVTFEEEKSDPT, via the coding sequence ATGACCGACACCAGCAAGATTCGTGAGCATATGGAAGTCGTCGGCGCCGATGGCGTGCATGTCGGCACCGTCGACAAGGTTGACGGCCAGCGTATCAAACTGACCAAGGCCGACAGCGGCGAGGGTGCTCACAAGGGCCACCATCACTACATTCCCCTGGCCCTGGTTGCCGAGGTCGACGGCAAGAAGGTCTGGCTGTCGGCGAATTCCGATGTCGCGGTGACGTTTGAGGAAGAAAAGTCCGATCCGACCTGA
- a CDS encoding DUF2259 domain-containing protein: protein MRVLLLFAVSLAAQFAASIVAQAGDVAEFEILGFTKDGGVFAFEEYGVQDGSGFPYANRYYIDTSDDSFLKGTPIRVRLDDENATLDSARLQVRQKGEAIVSQTELSANRGITAGFNPVTELSADPHRMVVNPRPIFSPVDQPLEFRLDEIGMNNTEGCQSLGEVNGFRLLRIEAQDGGTTKLLHEDKSIPKSRGCPNGYRIGAVQTFSMDSLSAYAVLIAVRQYGFEGPDYRWIAVTGRL from the coding sequence ATGCGAGTACTTTTGTTGTTTGCCGTTTCCCTGGCCGCACAGTTTGCGGCGTCGATCGTCGCCCAGGCCGGCGATGTCGCCGAGTTCGAAATCCTTGGCTTCACCAAGGACGGTGGCGTATTCGCCTTCGAGGAATATGGCGTCCAGGACGGGTCGGGCTTTCCCTATGCCAACCGCTATTACATCGACACGAGCGATGACAGCTTTCTCAAGGGCACGCCAATCAGGGTCCGGCTTGACGACGAGAATGCCACGCTCGACAGCGCCCGCCTCCAGGTCCGGCAAAAGGGCGAGGCCATTGTCAGCCAGACCGAGTTGAGTGCCAATCGCGGCATCACCGCCGGCTTCAACCCGGTGACCGAGCTTTCGGCCGATCCGCACCGCATGGTGGTCAATCCGCGACCGATCTTCTCTCCCGTCGACCAGCCGCTCGAGTTCCGGCTGGACGAAATCGGCATGAACAATACAGAAGGCTGCCAGAGCCTGGGCGAGGTCAATGGCTTCCGGCTGCTGCGCATCGAAGCGCAGGACGGCGGTACCACCAAATTGCTCCATGAAGACAAATCGATCCCCAAGAGTCGGGGTTGTCCGAACGGCTACCGCATCGGCGCGGTGCAGACATTCTCGATGGACAGCCTCAGCGCCTATGCGGTGCTGATAGCGGTGCGCCAATATGGCTTCGAAGGGCCGGACTATCGTTGGATCGCGGTGACCGGTCGCCTGTGA